In Toxoplasma gondii ME49 chromosome X, whole genome shotgun sequence, a single genomic region encodes these proteins:
- a CDS encoding hypothetical protein (encoded by transcript TGME49_225520) yields the protein MMYFLSPCLPCSKETPISLANLGDFFFRVHARFALFVRIAIIWVGLAGDILRRVMMKLETPQDNTDRRLLKRKKMEGIMAFSRPNQLRLQLHSWSPCMHICVHAASGKQPLKKRRNGSFSSPISLQDSFCFLFLFTRRLWDSILSSTSPRMVTNSLSNAARVATRSDKQHFTKHVMPRYHCFALVCLSVFGCVRQICCFVSATLLPSFQTWTGNVFAVALPCLLGELRSSRHFDGGLCRGCPSVIFHLSLVLFLNHTNSSL from the coding sequence ATGATGtacttcctctctccgtgcCTCCCTTGCTCGAAGGAAACCCCGATATCACTGGCTAACCTAGGAgactttttctttcgtgtcCATGCACGATTCGCGCTGTTCGTCCGGATCGCCATAATATGGGTCGGATTGGCGGGGGATATCCTGAGGAGGGTGATGATGAAACTGGAAACACCGCAAGATAACACTGATCGACGACTCTTGAAGCGAAAAAAGATGGAAGGTATTATGGCCTTCTCTCGACCAAACCAACTCAGATTACAACTACATTCATGGTCaccttgcatgcacatctgtGTCCACGCCGCCTCGGGCAAGCAGCCACtaaagaaaaggcgaaacggAAGCTTTTCCTCGCCTATTTCGTTGCAGGAttccttctgttttctgtttctttttaCTCGTCGGCTATGGGACTCAATTCTGTCTTCCACGAGTCCGCGAATGGTCACGAACTCTTTGTCGAACGCGGCCCGCGTTGCCACGCGCTCTGACAAACAACACTTCACCAAACACGTGATGCCCCGGTACCATTGTTTTGCTCTCGTTTGTTTATCAGTTTTCGGTTGTGTTCGTCAGATTTGCTGCTTCGTTTCGGCTACTCTCCTTCCATCCTTTCAAACTTGGACAGGAAATGTTTTTGCCGTGGCCCTGCCGTGCTTGTTGGGCGAACTGCGGTCCTCTCGACATTTTGATGGAGGGCTGTGCCGGGGTTGTCCCAGTGTGATCTTCCACTTGAGTCTTGTTTTGTTTTTAAATCACACAAACAGCTCTCTGTAA
- a CDS encoding RAP domain-containing protein (encoded by transcript TGME49_225510), which yields MSPHSLCRFSVRPETCCRFPGCRVSSFFRKTASSPAPHRLERGCSSPSFASRRQTASVSAAAGREALKCWPSPPDLPLDSEELNVNESSGDSLGSQPCFRAYVVPTSGNRKTGNRDTRDGGNSRIAGQPSPAPCCLPLTPVPRAHSSRSPLACKNAEEDLCPSARAGGSLRSGLGDSPLFEPQRLAVVAPRFFPFVRVFSSSAVSRLQCRCFSTPLSSRGARENGGGQMETAKVSSRNPGSGVQTHDGNALDLQRVFEAMYLLPDDDACHASVKKQAKRRHGRRSSDPVAPSERSQTSGASTSPSSGYAPDVFSDSSTPPFLSSRGSRRSSASSSPSAETGSLSSAPPGLSPSTPPQPGMREALATTSLPRSFQVCSGTQEPSSPHDETVSSPHSFPALPSPLFPCLASCPASPSSPGELPFRRTSQTSPSTSPRVYPPPSSSSPPSWSSSPSSPSCSVSLSSEDPGGVEDDLDNSDPIAWFLTSASPALASASVPSKPTPPRLSRRRTLARAASALPRDRNSWMSQPEVLIKMLFKASQNNVRDANLWKVFVQRVSLTAVHMNAHQLALTLYAFARVRYFDARLLHTLAPFILKLLDDFSPQGLSLVLNAFKKLHVHKYDTIELIANQVCLEIHRCSAQDLALAANSLAFFYVYHAKFWKLLLKHLPRVGPQLTPQHAAMLVAAFARIDLRDGSALLLLSRILKKHSLSLDQARLSVAVSAFSKLDFTHPKLTISFHKAVHHLFAEDPDPFDAQALCLLLHSIVCLTGGSEHLIRRLLVALVRKSPSLAVHQMRKLRHTAIVFQAHHPDLYEQLDDDVRRFLTNVRDATPKELGDHGSRWAVEVACMLQEMGILFQRRLYANGCRIDILLPEKKTVIMCAGPHHFYLDSTRRTAYSRLQQRLLELQGYSVCVLPYYEWSELQNPEEKQRFLWTFGRRAAAEIQATHASDDYADEETSERVAYANTFSEDPVELALTVEEAFDEDMDSGSDSDLRLGPLDGLQATLSPHTN from the exons ATGTCGCctcactctctctgtcgcttctccgtcaGGCCTGAGACCTGCTGTAGATTTCCGGGATgccgtgtctcctccttttttcgGAAAACGGCGAGTTCGCCAGCGCCGCATAGACTGGAGAGAGGCTGCTCGTCcccttccttcgcttcaAGAAGGCAGACTGCCTCAGTCAGTGCAGCCGCtgggagagaggcgctgaAATGTTGGCCGTCTCCTCCGGACCTTCCCCTGGACTCTGAGGAGTTAAATGTAAACGAAAGTAGTGGCGACAGTCTTGGTTCGCAGCCTTGCTTTCGAGCATACGTGGTGCCCACCTCTGGAAATCGAAAAACGGGAAATCGGGACACCAGAGATGGAGGGAATTCTCGCATCGCCGGGCAGCCATCTCCAGCGCcttgctgtctccctttGACTCCGGTTCCGCGCGCGCACTCGTCGCGGTCTCCTCTCGCATGCAAGAATGCCGAAGAAGACTTGTGTCCCTCGGCGCGTGCAGGGGGGTCTCTGCGTTCTGGCCTCGGTGACTCTCCGCTTTTCGAGCCTCAACGCTTGGCTGTCGTggctcctcgtttttttccgttcGTCAGGGTCTTTTCATCCTCGGCTGTGTCTCGCCTGCAGTGCAGATGCTTCTCGACTCCCTTGTCTAGCAGGGGCGCGCGGGAGAACGGTGGGGGACAGATGGAAACGGCAAAGGTTTCCTCGAGGAATCCTGGGTCTGGAGTCCAAACACACGACGGGAATGCCTTGGATCTGCAGCGAGTCTTTGAGGCCATGTACCTTCTGCCAGACGATGACGCTTGCCACGCGAGTGTGAAGAAGCAAGCAAAAAGGAGGCACGGACGCAGAAGCTCAGACCCTGTCGCCCCGTCTGAACGAAGCCAAACCAGTGGAGCTTCGACGAGTCCGAGCTCTGGTTACGCACCAGATGTCTTTTCAGATTCTTCTACTCCCCCTTTTCTTTCATCAAGAGGATCTCGCAGatcctctgcctcgtcgtcgccttctgcagagactGGCAGCTTGTCATCCGCCCCTCCAGGTCTCTCCCCTTCAACGCCGCCTCAGCCAGGAATGCGAGAAGCACTCGCCACAACCTCGCTGCCACGCAGCTTCCAAGTCTGTTCAGGTACACAGgagccttcctctcctcacgacgaaactgtctcttctccccatTCGTTTCCTGCATTGCCCTCCCCTCTGTTTccctgtctcgcctcctgtcctgcctctccctcttctccaggtGAACTGCCTTTCCGTCGAACAAGTCAAACTTCACCATCAACGTCTCCCCGTGTCTAccctcccccttcttcgtcttctcccccttcttggtcttcctctccttcttctccttcgtgttCGGTGTCGCTTTCGTCTGAAGACCCCGGCGGCGTGGAAGACGATTTGGATAACAGCGATCCGATTGCGTGGTTCTtgacttctgcgtctcctgcgctGGCGAGTGCGTCGGTTCCGTCGAAGCCTACGCCGCCGCGTTTGTCTCGTCGGCGGACTTTGGCACGGGCGGCTTCGGCTCTGCCGCGGGACCGAAACAGTTGGATGTCTCAGCCGGAGGTGTTGATCAAGATGCTGTTCAAGGCGTCTCAGAACAACGTTCGAGATGCGAACCTCTGGAAAGTCTTTGTGCAGCGCGTGTCACTGACGGCTGTCCACATGAATGCCCACCAGTTGGCGCTCACGCTCTACGCTTTTGCCCGCGTGCGGTACTTCGATGCCCGCCTGCTCCACACACTCGCGCCCTTCATCTTGAAGTTGCTCGACGACTTCTCCCCGCAGGGCCTCAGTCTGGTCCTCAACGCCTTCAAGAAGCTCCACGTCCACAAGTACGACACCATCGAGTTGATCGCGAACCAGGTCTGTTTGGAAATCCACCGCTGCAGCGCCCAAGACCTCGCGCTCGCAGCCAACAGCTTGGCCTTCTTCTACGTCTACCACGCGAAATTTTGGAAACTCCTTCTCAAACACCTCCCCAGAGTCGGCCCTCAACTGACGCCTCAGCACGCCGCCATGCTCGTCGCCGCCTTTGCGCGCATCGATCTCAG GGACGGATCGGCGCTCTTGTTGCTCTCCCGGATACTGAAGAAACACTCTTTGTCTCTGGACCAGGCGCGGCTGTCTGTGGCTGTCAGCGCGTTCAGCAAACTCGACTTCACCCATCCGAAGTTGACCATTTCGTTCCACAAAGCAGTTCACCACCTTTTTGCTGAA GATCCAGACCCCTTCGACGCCCAGgccctctgcctccttctccactcGATTGTGTGTCTCACTGGCGGCTCTGAGCAC ctgaTTCGACGCCTTCTCGTCGCGCTTGTCCGAAAGTCGCCTTCCCTCGCCGTTCACCAGATGCGGAAGCTCCGCCACACGGCAATTGTCTTTCAGGCACACCACCCCG ATCTCTACGAGCAACTGGACGACGACGTCCGCCGGTTTCTAACGAATGTTCGAGACGCCACTCCCAAGGAG CTGGGAGATCACGGCTCCCGCTGGGCCGTGGAGGTCGCCTGCATGCTGCAGGAAATGGGGATATTGTTTCAGCGGCGTTTGTACGCAAATGGGTGCCGCATCGATATTTTGCTTCCGGAGAAAAAGACCGTTATAATGTGCGCAG GTCCCCATCACTTCTACCTCGATTCCACCAGAAGAACGGCGTACTCTAGGCTTCAGCAACGCCTTTTGGAGCTTCAG GGCTACTCCGTCTGCGTGCTCCCCTACTACGAGTGGTCCGAGTTGCAGAACCctgaggagaagcagcgattCTTGTGGACTTTCGGACGTCGCGCGGCAGCCGAAATTCAGGCGACCCACGCCAGTGACGACTATGCCGATGAGGAG ACTTCAGAGCGGGTAGCCTACGCGAACACCTTTTCAGAGGACCCTGTTGAGCTGGCCTTGACTGTGGAAGAGGCGTTCGACGAGGACATGGACTCTGGCAGCGACA GCGACCTGCGACTAGGCCCGTTGGACGGTCTACAGGCAACCCTTTCGCCGCACACAAATTGA
- a CDS encoding hypothetical protein (encoded by transcript TGME49_225500~Predicted trans-membrane domain (TMHMM2.0):63-83:97-120:240-263:272-295): MRRPGQTSVLALQNPNPQGSRFRSEGGEMEAAQSPSAGPVEFSPVFSEKTEFLKFSRRSANARVSLSAVGGGPPVYALSSGALYGSETFRPKYVLTQIVVLQSAFYLLYALIALGALTCFVAERGDWMPSLPFTGEEAAGVSSAAAAFPDSAVLGGESETPQRSGTAHSANRAATPVGVDSNGGVSDPQGKSPQSMAQDGAHFFQSRTGGRYRGSGRGLRRAKILFETELYRLATSEGRILLLVLFLTSLAMSYLVFLVVQRTRKCLDFCFSIHFFHLLACWIFGGFPSNSSWWLCSAASATATTALSQYFCRKVEMQDIQLERPPAGHRRFSSEGDSITSIGTDSSDSSGGFYTSGTEPALERETLDDARVTRELHVASFVGDGNARENPNPKPILVGRSVSVPPVRERSPETGMMGPATQDGIELRLL; encoded by the exons ATGCGGCGGCCCGGCCAGACCAGTGTCCTTGCACTGCAAAACCCTAATCCGCAAGGAAGTCGGTTCCGGTCCGAGGGAGGTGAGATGGAAGCGGCGCAGTCTCCGTCTGCAGGGCCGGTAGAGTTCTCTCCGGTTTTTtcggagaaaacggagtTTCTGAAATTCTCCCGTCGTTCGGCGAATGCGCGCGTCTCCTTGTCCGCAGTGGGTGGCGGTCCGCCGGTGTACGCTTTGTCTTCGGGTGCCTTGTACGGCAGTGAAACGTTCCGACCTAAATATGTGCTTACGCAGATTGTTGTTCTGCAGTCTGCCTTCTACCTTCTGTATGCTCTCATCGCTCTCGGCGCACTGACATGTTTTGTTGCGGAACGCGGAGACTGGATGCCCAGTCTTCCCTTCacaggcgaggaggcagccGGCGTCAGCTCTGCCGCGGCAGCCTTCCCAGACTCGGCTGTTCTGGGGGGAGAGTCGGAAACACCTCAGCGTTCTGGCACTGCACACTCTGCAAACAGGGCCGCCACACCCGTGGGGGTTGACTCCAACGGCGGGGTTTCCGATCCACAAGGAAAGAGCCCCCAGTCCATGGCGCAAGACGGCGCCCACTTTTTCCAAAGTCGGACCGGTGGCAGATATCGCGGGAGTGGACGCGGTCTAAGACGCGCAAAAATCTTGTTTGAGACAGAGCTGTACCGACTCGCGACCAGTGAAGGCCGCATTCTACTTCTCGTCTTGTTTCTCACGAGCCTCGCAAT GTCGTACCTGGTCTTCTTGGTCGTCCAGAGGACGCGGAAATGCCTCGATTTTTGTTTCTCTATTCACTTCTTTCACCTTCTGGCTTGTTGGATATTCGGCGGCTTCCCCTCAAACT CAAGTTGGTGGTTGTGCAGCGCGGCGTCTGCAACGGCTACAACAGCACTCTCTCAGTATTTTTGCCGAAAAGTCGAAATGCAAGATATCCAATTGGAAAGGCCACCCGCCGGTCACCGTCGCTTTTCGTCGGAGGGTGACAGCATCACCTCTATAGGGACcgacagcagcgacagcagtGGTGGCTTCTATACGTCCGGTACAGAACCTGCactggaaagagagacactaGACGACGCACGCGTCACGAGAGAATTGCATGTGGCCTCTTTCGTTGGCGATGGAAATGCCCGGGAAAATCCAAATCCAAAGCCAATTCTTGTCGGCCGATCTGTTTCGGTGCCTCCTGTCCGAGAACGCTCTCCGGAAACAGGAATGATGGGTCCTGCAACTCAAGACGGAATCGAACTTAGACTGTTGTGA
- the CDPK2 gene encoding calcium-dependent protein kinase CDPK2 (encoded by transcript TGME49_225490~Gene product name based on ToxoDB Community Expert Annotation.), which yields MPLKTSWHCSCNATFPGDLLMVVANHDRVGNWNPQNSVVLSTDASSFPTWRSGEVCFDEQQPVRLEYKLIIRRASGEIYWEPIPTNRVVTLTANTSSVIENVWGSLATCSITFFPLQPIPSPSFYKHAERTKKEASSVHLHSASISDDSGSDTGTCSQVDESRTQRNVRGQPASVGTGKATAAERGGKGYVMPHHQCSTSQRRHSISTQAADEAAGGGNRVSFKRSAFILANTGPITNYYTVSKTIGRGTWGEVKLVIDNGTGARRAAKKIPKCYVEDADRFRQEIEIMKSLDHPNIVRLYETFEDMTDFYLVMEYCTGGELFDRLVHQGVFTEALACRIMRQILAAVAYCHAHRVAHRDLKPENFLFLHDNPESPIKLIDFGLAARFKSGQPMRTRAGTPYYVSPQVLEGRYGPECDVWSAGVMMYILLCGYPPFNAPSDRAIMNKVRAGHYTFPDSEWSRVSLQAKDLISRLLDRHPRTRISAEQALRHAWFAMHAPGDHFEPLGLDILSKFRRFQGLSRLKKLALTVIAQHLEDSEIEGLKNLFTQLDTEGDGVLTVEEIRKGIERSGVHLPPDMVLEDVLREVDTAGTGSIDYTEFIAACLHQSHYIREEACRAAFRVLDINGDGLVSAQELRQVFHMAGDLETDAAAELLEADADGDGHITFDEFCGLMRKVPSLALVTEHTVSMMRRTCSRTNISEASLTPRATG from the exons ATGCCGCTCAAGACTTCCTGGCATTGTTCGTGCAACGCCACCTTTCCAGGTGACTTGCTCATGGTTGTTGCTAACCACGATCGCGTGGGCAACTGGAATCCTCAGAACTCGGTGGTTCTTTCGACAGACGCATCCTCTTTCCCGACATGGCGCTCTGGCGAGGTCTGCTTCGACGAGCAGCAGCCCGTCCGGCTCGAGTACAAGCTGATTATTCGCCGCGCCTCAGGAGAAATTTACTGGGAGCCGATTCCCACCAACCGCGTAGTCACGCTGACTGCGAATACGTCCTCAGTCATCGAAAACGTTTGGGGTTCGCTGGCCACTTGCTCCATCACCTTCTTCCCGCTGCAGCCGATTCCGTCCCCGTCCTTCTACAAGCACGCagaaaggacgaagaaagaggccaGTTCCGTCCATCTGCACTCCGCCTCCATTTCCGACGACTCCGGGTCCGACACTGGGACATGTTCACAGGTCGACGAATCGCGAACGCAACGCAACGTCCGCGGACAGCCTGCCTCCGTGGGGACGGGGAAGGCCACAGccgccgagagaggcggcaaAGGATACGTCATGCCGCATCACCAGTGCAGCACCAGCCAGAGACGCCACTCCATCAGTACGCAAGCTGCGGACGAAGCGGCCGGCGGAGGGAATCGCGTTTCCTTCAAACGCTCCGCCTTCATTTTGGCCAACACTGGTCCCATCACAAACTACTACACAGTCTCAAAGACAATTG GGCGTGGCACATGGGGAGAAGTGAAGCTGGTCATTGACAACGGGACCGGAGCGCGTCGCGCGGCGAAGAAGATTCCCAAGTGTTACGTTGAAGACGCCGACCGTTTTCGTCAGGAAATCGAGATCATGAAGAGCCTCGACCACCCAAACATTGTGCGACTCTACGAGACTTTCGAGGATATGACGGACTTCTACCTGGTGATGGAGTACTGCACTGGGGGCGAGCTCTTTGATCGCTTGGTTCACCAGGGTGTCTTCACAGAGGCTCTGGCCTGCCGCATCATGCGGCAGATTCTCGCAGCTGTTGCTTATTGCCATGCCCACCGCGTCGCCCACCGAGACCTGAAGCCGGAGAACTTCCTGTTTTTGCATGACAACCCCGAATCTCCCATCAAGCTCATCGACTTCGGCCTCGCCGCTCGTTTCAAGTCTGGACAGCCCATGAGGACGAGAGCCGGGACGCCTTACTATGTATCGCCGCAG GTGTTGGAGGGACGGTATGGCCCAGAGTGCGACGTCTGGTCCGCCGGAGTCATGATGTACATTCTGCTTTGTGGGTATCCTCCGTTCAATGCGCCGTCGGACAGGGCGATTATGAACAAAGTGCGTGCGGGACATTACACCTTCCCAGACAGCGAATGGAGTCGAGTGTCACTACAGGCCAAGGATCTcatctcgcgtcttcttgaTCGCCATCCGCGCACTCGAATCAGTGCCGAGCAAGCGCTCCGACACGCCTGGTTCGCCATGCATGCTCCGGGAGACCATTTTGAGCCTCTAG GCTTGGACATTTTGAGCAAATTTCGGCGATTCCAGGGCTTGAGTCGACTGAAGAAGCTGGCTCTGACGGTTATTGCACAGCATTTGGAGGACTCGGAAATCGAGGGTCTCAAGAACTTGTTCACTCAGCTCGACACCGAGGGTGACGGTGTCCTGACAGTGGAGGAAATTCGCAAGGGCATCGAGCGGAGCGGCGTCCACTTACCTCCGGACATGGTCCTCGAAGATGTCTTGAGGGAAGTGGACACCGCCGGCACTGGAAGCATTGATTACACAGAGTTCATTGCAGCTTGCCTCCACCAGTCCCACTACATCCGAGAGGAGGCGTGTCGAGCTGCTTTCCGCGTGCTAGATATCAATGGAGACGGCCTCGTCAG TGCTCAAGAACTGCGCCAGGTGTTCCACATGGCTGGTGAtttggagacagacgcggcgGCGGAGTTGCTGGAGGCAGACGCGGATGGTGACGGGCACATAACTTTCGATGAGTTTTGCGGACTCATGCGGAAGGTGCCGTCGCTCGCCTTGGTCACGGAGCACACAGTGTCGATGATGCGGCGAACGTGTTCGCGCACAAACATCAGCGAAGCCAGTCTGACGCCTCGCGCTACGGGGTAA
- a CDS encoding hypothetical protein (encoded by transcript TGME49_225480) has product MRHCSCEDLNILSYTRPEVFSQMTGNATVPWVRTPRHLELKAPARTANSEKTCRDSKSGQAISGRGFISPKVFSPHFRAVFSRPVSELFRSGCEADQTRAACRRKMRGGHNLGSTSASSQIERTVAPLHAVSTPSSLTFESPPCSQCQQSTTPSSVSVVVLAPSTACKPTVSSKAVRTTTSLSVSCSACQSFSASSRSPLSPTGHPSASVQRQSSSTPAWLSCRPSRWLDSAGTANDSSQCEKTSHREQAVTSVRGGSSSDTLSHSVPSSTTPASSGVPAPPQCVRPRENLDFRTLLSLSEATEEPCLSPSMRFPQADAPLFCVTVAHGMARLTPPCHEVEERGEQLTSDASGGRDGLASPNECTSSESVQVSPAGSEASRKWCMPGGEASAQRRPATDPVADSDENQQPSSLSSSGSIRFRYNSEGTYDSKEMDNTTASEPNGHRPSLDGGGDEHPSGADPRVSTVRAFQDPLDDDDASEYGVTDGSSRLPGEPGDGCCSTIWTMSTEELFGFDFIANCTPERFSRRDRRTYPSQEDAGDAVKQVLRAEASAREIVNRARSLQVILRQRVRVEAEEEEKRFRNLQQSLFEARSSQIREELEAFAAEETMRTEAFVEHSKRPGFEHRITRAKEQLLGEVLKVDVSCPLEAVKRFGTTQQLVAFYEKRQKKTHHVVHHPPGDILERDKDIITWDEQGRARVEHLSASTHRRSVTKLGSFWVRHQNRGAQHSDRPLVFLNTHSWGDAHDVANNGEAQCLRLRSVSEDPEEVRAVSTDRREQLNSKHDIWCEDIPDEDDLDERGPPDRVSQRTVHSLDVLASKGWNRGTGGELANRGRD; this is encoded by the exons ATGCGTCACTGCTCTTGTGAAGATTTGAACATTCTCAGTTACACCCGTCCCGAAGTCTTCAGCCAGATGACAGGAAACGCCACTGTACCCTGGGTACGAACCCCGCGGCACCTAGAACTGAAAGCCCCAGCAAGGACCGCCAACAGTGAGAAGACCTGTAGAGACTCCAAATCAGGCCAGGCAATTTCTGGTAGAGGTTTTATATCACCGAAAGTATTTTCTCCTCACTTTCGggccgttttttctcgccctGTATCCGAGCTCTTTCGCAGCGGTTGCGAGGCGGACCAGACACGGGCCGCATGTCGCAGGAAGATGCGGGGAGGACACAATTTGGGATCAacctccgcctcttctcaAATAGAAAGAACCGTCGCCCCTCTACATGCTGTCTCGACGCCGTCTTCGTTAACATTTGAATCTCCTCCGTGTTCCCAGTGCCAACAGTCCACCACTCCATCCAGTGTTTCCGTTGTGGTACTTGCACCCAGTACTGCCTGCAAGCCAACTGTTTCGTCAAAGGCCGTGAGGACCACCACTTCTTTATCCGTATCTTGTTCCGCCTGTCAAAGTTTTTCTGCGTCATCgcggtctcctctttctcccacGGGCCATCCCTCCGCGTCTGTTCAGCGGCAGTCTTCGTCCACACCAGCCTGGCTTTCCTGCCGTCCTTCAAGATGGCTGGATTCTGCTGGGACCGCAAACGATTCTTCGCAGTGTGAAAAAACATCCCACCGAGAACAAGCTGTCACCAGTGTCCGAGGAGGCTCCTCATCTGACACTCTCTCCCATTCAGTGCCAAGCAGCACCACCCCGGCGTCCAGTGGAGTTCCTGCCCCTCCTCAGTGCGTCCGCCCACGTGAGAACCTCGATTTCCGAACTCTGTTGAGCCTTTCTGAGGCCACAGAAGagccttgtctctctccttcaatGCGTTTCCCACAGGCGGACGCTCCGCTCTTCTGTGTCACTGTCGCTCATGGCATGGCTCGACTTACGCCGCCTTGCCATGAGGTGGAAGAACGTGGAGAGCAGCTGACCAGTGATGCCAGTGGAGGACGCGACGGCCTTGCTTCGCCGAATGAATGCACTTCGTCCGAGAGCGTGCAGGTTTCCCCAGCTGGCAGTGAGGCATCACGGAAGTGGTGCATGCCAGGGGGAGAGGCGAGTGCCCAGCGTAGGCCGGCTACCGACCCAGTCGCTGATTCCGATGAGAATCAGCAGCCAAGCAGTCTGAGCAGCTCTGGAAGCATCCGTTTCAGGTACAATTCAGAGGGTACGTATGACAGCAAGGAGATGGACAATACCACTGCCTCGGAGCCAAACGGTCACCGTCCAAGTCTGGATGGTGGAGGCGACGAACACCCCTCTGGAGCTGACCCAAGAGTAAGTACCGTGCGCGCCTTCCAGGATCCTTTGGATGACGACGATGCCTCTGAGTATGGAGTTACAGACGGGAGCTCGAGACTCCCAGGCGAACCTGGTGACGGATGCTGTTCTACGATCTGGACTATGAGTACTGAAGAACTGTTCGGCTTTG ACTTCATAGCGAACTGCACGCCTGAAAGGTTTTCTCGGCGAGATCGACGGACGTATCCAAGCCAAGAAGACGCTGGTGATGCGGTCAAGCAGGTGCTCCGCGCTGAGGCGTCTGCTAGGGAGATTGTCAACCGCGCCAGATCGCTGCAAGTCATCTTGCGACAAAGGGTCAGGGtagaggcggaggaggaagagaaacgcttcAGAAATTTACAGCAGAGCCTCTTTGAGGCGAGGAGTTCGCAG ATACGGGAAGAATTGGAGGCGTTTGCGGCTGAAGAAACGATGCGCACGGAAGCGTTTGTGGAGCATTCAAAGCGGCCAGGGTTCGAGCACCGCATCACGCGCGCGAAGGAGCAGCTTCTTG GAGAAGTGCTAAAGGTGGACGTTTCCTGTCCCCTGGAAGCAGTCAAACGCTTCGGCACAACACAGCAGTTGGTGGCGTTCTACGAGAAGCgtcagaagaagacacaccaCGTGGTGCACCATCCCCCCGGTGATATCCTGGAGCGGGACAAAGACATCATCACATGGGACGAGCAAGGACGGGCTCGAGTGGAGCATTTGTCTGCGAGCACCCACCGGCGAAGTGTCACTAAACTAGGGAGTTTCTGGGTTCGACACCAGAACAGAGGGGCTCAGCACTCTGACAGGCCGCTGGTTTTCTTGAACACGCATTCATGGGGCGATGCCCATGATGTGGCAAACAATGGAGAGGCGCAGTGTTTGAGGCTGCGATCTGTCTCAGAGGATCCAGAAGAAGTACGAGCCGTTTCGACGGACAGACGGGAACAATTGAATTCAAAACATGATATCTGGTGTGAAGACATtccagacgaagacgacttGGATGAACGCGGGCCTCCAGATAGGGTTAGTCAACGCACCGTGCACTCCCTCGACGTGCTTGCTTCTAAGGGTTGGAACAGAGGGACGGGCGGCGAGCTTGCTAATCGGGGAAGAGATTGA